One window from the genome of Equus asinus isolate D_3611 breed Donkey chromosome 29, EquAss-T2T_v2, whole genome shotgun sequence encodes:
- the ENKUR gene encoding enkurin isoform X1 yields the protein MDPACFSESIYNLIPSDWKEPPQPPRYTSVFKTAVKDDMQKFKTAMKTMGPAKVELPSPKEFLKKHSKEKPLPPKKKFDRNEPKKPPVPLRTDHPVMGIQSEKNFINTNAADVIMGVAKKPKPIYVDKRTGDKHDLETSGLVPKYISKKDYGVTPEYICKRNEEVKKAQEEYDNYIQENLRKAAMKRLSDEERETVLQGLKKNWEEVHKEFQSLSVFIDSVPKKIRKQKLEQEMKQLEHDISVIEKHKIIYIANK from the exons gtacACATCAGTTTTTAAGACAGCTGTAAAAGATGACatgcaaaaatttaaaactgcAATGAAAACTATGGGACCAGCAAAAGTTGAACTACCTTCTCCAAAGGAATTCCTGAAGAAACATTCAAAGGAAAAACCTCTACCACCGA aaaaaaagtttgATCGGAATGAGCCCAAAAAGCCTCCTGTGCCATTGAGGACTGATCATCCAGTCATGGGAATACAgagtgaaaaaaattttataaatacaaatgCAGCCGATGTCATTATGGGAGTGGCGAAAAAGCCTAAACCAATTTACGTTGACAAAAGAACAGGAGACAAGCATGATCTTGAAACTTCAGGACTGGTTCCAAAGTACATCAGTAAAAAG GATTATGGTGTCACACCTGAGTATATATGTAAGCGAAATGAGGAAGTAAAGAAAGCCCAAGAAGAATATGATAATTATATCCAGGAAAACCTCAGGAAAGCAGCTATGAAAAGGTTATCTGATGAAGAAAGGGAGACGGTTCTGCAG GGGCTGAAAAAGAACTGGGAAGAGGTGCATAAGGAGTTCCAGTCCCTCTCGGTCTTCATCGATTCCGTACCAAAGAAGATTCGCAAGCAGAAGCTGGAACAAGAAATGAAGCAGCTGGAACATGACATTAGTGTCATTGAAAAgcacaaaattatttatattgcCAATAAGTAA
- the ENKUR gene encoding enkurin isoform X2 — protein MQKFKTAMKTMGPAKVELPSPKEFLKKHSKEKPLPPKKKFDRNEPKKPPVPLRTDHPVMGIQSEKNFINTNAADVIMGVAKKPKPIYVDKRTGDKHDLETSGLVPKYISKKDYGVTPEYICKRNEEVKKAQEEYDNYIQENLRKAAMKRLSDEERETVLQGLKKNWEEVHKEFQSLSVFIDSVPKKIRKQKLEQEMKQLEHDISVIEKHKIIYIANK, from the exons atgcaaaaatttaaaactgcAATGAAAACTATGGGACCAGCAAAAGTTGAACTACCTTCTCCAAAGGAATTCCTGAAGAAACATTCAAAGGAAAAACCTCTACCACCGA aaaaaaagtttgATCGGAATGAGCCCAAAAAGCCTCCTGTGCCATTGAGGACTGATCATCCAGTCATGGGAATACAgagtgaaaaaaattttataaatacaaatgCAGCCGATGTCATTATGGGAGTGGCGAAAAAGCCTAAACCAATTTACGTTGACAAAAGAACAGGAGACAAGCATGATCTTGAAACTTCAGGACTGGTTCCAAAGTACATCAGTAAAAAG GATTATGGTGTCACACCTGAGTATATATGTAAGCGAAATGAGGAAGTAAAGAAAGCCCAAGAAGAATATGATAATTATATCCAGGAAAACCTCAGGAAAGCAGCTATGAAAAGGTTATCTGATGAAGAAAGGGAGACGGTTCTGCAG GGGCTGAAAAAGAACTGGGAAGAGGTGCATAAGGAGTTCCAGTCCCTCTCGGTCTTCATCGATTCCGTACCAAAGAAGATTCGCAAGCAGAAGCTGGAACAAGAAATGAAGCAGCTGGAACATGACATTAGTGTCATTGAAAAgcacaaaattatttatattgcCAATAAGTAA